The Chaetodon auriga isolate fChaAug3 chromosome 3, fChaAug3.hap1, whole genome shotgun sequence genome has a window encoding:
- the LOC143317978 gene encoding trace amine-associated receptor 13c-like, translating to MESVEAADLCMPPLNTSCRSMSVTPEAMFIKTLLSCIALLTVTLNLLVIISISHFRQLQTPTNLILLSLAMSDLLVGLTVMPPTIILLQSCWFQHKISCALVYLSSFIITSASVGSMVLISMDRYVAICYPLRYSSMVTPSRVQICVSLCWICSVVYNIIILKDYLSQIDLSNSCYQECTIVINYISGAVDLLLTFFGPVTVIIVLYVRVFVVAVSQARVMRSQISAVKSITVTVKKSEMRAARTLGVILLVFILCLCPYYIPSLTGQDTTGGEESSVQRWLFYCNSSFNPLIYAFFYPWFRKAVKLIVSLQILQPGSREAKIMLR from the exons ATGGagtcagtggaagcagctgatcTCTGTATGCCTCCACTCAACACCTCCTGCAGGTCAATGTCTGTTACTCCTGAGGCCATGttcatcaaaacactgctgtcctgtatcgctctgctcactgtgacacTCAACTTGTtggtcatcatctccatctcccactTCAG GCAGCTCCAGACTCCCACcaatctcatcctcctctccctggctATGTCTGACTTGCTGGTGGGCCTTACAGTGATGCCACCTACAATCATCCTGCTGCAGTCCTGCTGGTTTCAGCATAAAATCTCATGTGCTCTTGTGTACCTGTCTAGCTTCATCatcacctctgcctctgttgggAGCATGGTGCTCATATCAATGGACCGCTATGTGGCTATTTGTTACCCTCTGCGTTATTCTTCCATGGTAACACCAAGCAGagttcaaatctgtgtgtctctgtgttggatCTGTTCTGTTGTCTACAACATCATAATACTGAAAGATTACTTGTCACAAATAGATTTGTCTAATTCCTGCTACCAGGAATGTACAATTGTCATAAACTACATTTCAGGGGCAGTAGACTTGCTTCTCACCTTTTTCGGCCCTGTTACTGTGATCATAGTTCTCtatgtgagagtgtttgtggtGGCTGTGTCACAGGCACGTGTCATGAGGTCTCAaatttcagctgtaaaatcaATTACTGTGACTGTTAAGAAAtcagagatgagagctgctaGAACTCTTGGTGTTATCCTTCTTGTGTTTATACTTTGTCTGTGTCCATACTACATTCCTTCTCTAACAGGACAGGACACCACAGGTGGTGAAGAGTCATCAGTTCAACGTTGGCTGTTCTATTGTAACTCCAGTTTTAATCCTCTGATCTATGCCTTTTTCTACCCCTGGTTTAGAAAAGCAGTTAAACTCATTGTCAGCCTTCAGAtactgcagccaggttccaGAGAGGCCAAGATCATGTTGAGATAA
- the henmt1 gene encoding small RNA 2'-O-methyltransferase isoform X3: MAPVFSPPLHRQRHQFVIDFVKRQKPQKVVDLGCSECSLLKKLKFHREIELLVGVDINGAIIKKKMHGLAPVSTDYLQPSYDQLRIELYQGSVTQKDMRLRGFDLVTSIELIEHLTLDDVERFSEVVFGYMTPVAVIVSTPNSEFNPLLPVLAGFRHSDHKFEWTRAEFQSWALKVCLAYGYDVEFTGVGKAPPGQQERVGFCSQIGVFHRLGGRESSNVLSDDDAEDGFSYTLLYSINYPSLRDNNILRRVLVSEVLYWAEKLKRRWMEEKTGERDEAEECLRASEQRIEMEEKQTVEQCGREVLEVQEGEDEEVFWNNRKGQQESCILHRSVSVPLAVLWSCCPKVSALSGSLSNLRHLLMDEPNVKLSQDGSAVLLQEQDLEEEEEEEEDNDVEDSGYGEASQCPHSAEQEGDWEANI, encoded by the exons ATGGCTCCAGTGTTCAGTCCGCCGcttcacagacagagacatcagTTTGTCATCGATTTTGTCAAAAGGCAAAAACCCCAAAAG GTGGTGGACTTGGGCTGCAGTGAGTGCAGCCTTCTCAAAAAACTCAAGTTTCACCGTGAGATTGAACTCCTGGTTGGAGTGGACATCAATGGTgccataataaaaaaaaagat GCATGGATTAGCTCCTGTATCAACTGACTATCTGCAGCCAAGTTATGACCAGCTGCGCATTGAGCTTTACCAGGGCTCAGTCACACAAAAAGACATGCGCCTCAGAGGATTTGATCTGGTGACCAGTATTGAGCT CATAGAGCACCTCACTCTTGATGACGTGGAGCGCTTCTCTGAGGTGGTGTTTGGTTACATGACCCCAGTGGCAGTTATTGTCAGCACCCCAAACTCTGAGTTCAACCCCCTTCTGCCTGTACTGGCAGGTTTCAGGCACAGTGACCACAAGTTTGAGTGGACCAGAGCGGAGTTCCAGTCCTg GGCTCTGAAGGTGTGTCTGGCGTACGGTTATGACGTGGAGTTCACTGGTGTTGGAAAGGCACCGCCAGGCCAGCAGGAGAGAGTGGGCTTCTGCTCCCAGATTGGTGTGTTTCACCGGCTcggggggagagagagcagcaatGTGTTgtctgatgatgatgcagaggaTGGATTTTCATACACACTA CTGTATAGTATAAACTACCCCAGCCTGCGTGACAACAACATCTTGCGGAGGGTCCTGGTGAGTGAGGTGTTGTACTGGGCGGAAAAGCTGAAGAGaaggtggatggaggagaagacTGGTGAGAGGGATGAAGCAGAGGAATGTCTTAGAGCATCAGAGCAGCGCAttgagatggaggagaaacagacag TGGAGCAGTGTGGCCGAGAAGTGCTGGAGGTTcaggaaggagaggatgaagaggtgTTTTGGAACAACAGGAAAGGACAACAGGAGTCTTGCATACTGCACAG GAGCGTGTCTGTACCTCTGGCTGTGCTGTGGTCCTGTTGTCCCAAAGTCAGTGCCCTGAGTGGAAGTCTCAGTAACCTCAGACATCTCCTGATGGATGAGCCCAATGTTAAACTGAGCCAGGACGGCTCTGCTGTGCTTCTGCAGGAGCAAG accttgaagaagaggaggaggaggaggaggataatgATGTGGAGGACAGCGGGTATGGAGAGGCCAGTCAGTGTCCCCACAGTGCTGAGCAAGAGGGAGACTGGGAGGCAAATATTTGA
- the henmt1 gene encoding small RNA 2'-O-methyltransferase isoform X1 yields the protein MAPVFSPPLHRQRHQFVIDFVKRQKPQKVVDLGCSECSLLKKLKFHREIELLVGVDINGAIIKKKMHGLAPVSTDYLQPSYDQLRIELYQGSVTQKDMRLRGFDLVTSIELIEHLTLDDVERFSEVVFGYMTPVAVIVSTPNSEFNPLLPVLAGFRHSDHKFEWTRAEFQSWALKVCLAYGYDVEFTGVGKAPPGQQERVGFCSQIGVFHRLGGRESSNVLSDDDAEDGFSYTLLYSINYPSLRDNNILRRVLVSEVLYWAEKLKRRWMEEKTGERDEAEECLRASEQRIEMEEKQTAACGARTNHPVEQCGREVLEVQEGEDEEVFWNNRKGQQESCILHRSVSVPLAVLWSCCPKVSALSGSLSNLRHLLMDEPNVKLSQDGSAVLLQEQDLEEEEEEEEDNDVEDSGYGEASQCPHSAEQEGDWEANI from the exons ATGGCTCCAGTGTTCAGTCCGCCGcttcacagacagagacatcagTTTGTCATCGATTTTGTCAAAAGGCAAAAACCCCAAAAG GTGGTGGACTTGGGCTGCAGTGAGTGCAGCCTTCTCAAAAAACTCAAGTTTCACCGTGAGATTGAACTCCTGGTTGGAGTGGACATCAATGGTgccataataaaaaaaaagat GCATGGATTAGCTCCTGTATCAACTGACTATCTGCAGCCAAGTTATGACCAGCTGCGCATTGAGCTTTACCAGGGCTCAGTCACACAAAAAGACATGCGCCTCAGAGGATTTGATCTGGTGACCAGTATTGAGCT CATAGAGCACCTCACTCTTGATGACGTGGAGCGCTTCTCTGAGGTGGTGTTTGGTTACATGACCCCAGTGGCAGTTATTGTCAGCACCCCAAACTCTGAGTTCAACCCCCTTCTGCCTGTACTGGCAGGTTTCAGGCACAGTGACCACAAGTTTGAGTGGACCAGAGCGGAGTTCCAGTCCTg GGCTCTGAAGGTGTGTCTGGCGTACGGTTATGACGTGGAGTTCACTGGTGTTGGAAAGGCACCGCCAGGCCAGCAGGAGAGAGTGGGCTTCTGCTCCCAGATTGGTGTGTTTCACCGGCTcggggggagagagagcagcaatGTGTTgtctgatgatgatgcagaggaTGGATTTTCATACACACTA CTGTATAGTATAAACTACCCCAGCCTGCGTGACAACAACATCTTGCGGAGGGTCCTGGTGAGTGAGGTGTTGTACTGGGCGGAAAAGCTGAAGAGaaggtggatggaggagaagacTGGTGAGAGGGATGAAGCAGAGGAATGTCTTAGAGCATCAGAGCAGCGCAttgagatggaggagaaacagacag caGCATGTGGAGCACGGACGAATCATCCAGTGGAGCAGTGTGGCCGAGAAGTGCTGGAGGTTcaggaaggagaggatgaagaggtgTTTTGGAACAACAGGAAAGGACAACAGGAGTCTTGCATACTGCACAG GAGCGTGTCTGTACCTCTGGCTGTGCTGTGGTCCTGTTGTCCCAAAGTCAGTGCCCTGAGTGGAAGTCTCAGTAACCTCAGACATCTCCTGATGGATGAGCCCAATGTTAAACTGAGCCAGGACGGCTCTGCTGTGCTTCTGCAGGAGCAAG accttgaagaagaggaggaggaggaggaggataatgATGTGGAGGACAGCGGGTATGGAGAGGCCAGTCAGTGTCCCCACAGTGCTGAGCAAGAGGGAGACTGGGAGGCAAATATTTGA
- the henmt1 gene encoding small RNA 2'-O-methyltransferase isoform X2 has protein sequence MAPVFSPPLHRQRHQFVIDFVKRQKPQKVVDLGCSECSLLKKLKFHREIELLVGVDINGAIIKKKMHGLAPVSTDYLQPSYDQLRIELYQGSVTQKDMRLRGFDLVTSIELIEHLTLDDVERFSEVVFGYMTPVAVIVSTPNSEFNPLLPVLAGFRHSDHKFEWTRAEFQSWALKVCLAYGYDVEFTGVGKAPPGQQERVGFCSQIGVFHRLGGRESSNVLSDDDAEDGFSYTLLYSINYPSLRDNNILRRVLVSEVLYWAEKLKRRWMEEKTGERDEAEECLRASEQRIEMEEKQTACGARTNHPVEQCGREVLEVQEGEDEEVFWNNRKGQQESCILHRSVSVPLAVLWSCCPKVSALSGSLSNLRHLLMDEPNVKLSQDGSAVLLQEQDLEEEEEEEEDNDVEDSGYGEASQCPHSAEQEGDWEANI, from the exons ATGGCTCCAGTGTTCAGTCCGCCGcttcacagacagagacatcagTTTGTCATCGATTTTGTCAAAAGGCAAAAACCCCAAAAG GTGGTGGACTTGGGCTGCAGTGAGTGCAGCCTTCTCAAAAAACTCAAGTTTCACCGTGAGATTGAACTCCTGGTTGGAGTGGACATCAATGGTgccataataaaaaaaaagat GCATGGATTAGCTCCTGTATCAACTGACTATCTGCAGCCAAGTTATGACCAGCTGCGCATTGAGCTTTACCAGGGCTCAGTCACACAAAAAGACATGCGCCTCAGAGGATTTGATCTGGTGACCAGTATTGAGCT CATAGAGCACCTCACTCTTGATGACGTGGAGCGCTTCTCTGAGGTGGTGTTTGGTTACATGACCCCAGTGGCAGTTATTGTCAGCACCCCAAACTCTGAGTTCAACCCCCTTCTGCCTGTACTGGCAGGTTTCAGGCACAGTGACCACAAGTTTGAGTGGACCAGAGCGGAGTTCCAGTCCTg GGCTCTGAAGGTGTGTCTGGCGTACGGTTATGACGTGGAGTTCACTGGTGTTGGAAAGGCACCGCCAGGCCAGCAGGAGAGAGTGGGCTTCTGCTCCCAGATTGGTGTGTTTCACCGGCTcggggggagagagagcagcaatGTGTTgtctgatgatgatgcagaggaTGGATTTTCATACACACTA CTGTATAGTATAAACTACCCCAGCCTGCGTGACAACAACATCTTGCGGAGGGTCCTGGTGAGTGAGGTGTTGTACTGGGCGGAAAAGCTGAAGAGaaggtggatggaggagaagacTGGTGAGAGGGATGAAGCAGAGGAATGTCTTAGAGCATCAGAGCAGCGCAttgagatggaggagaaacagacag CATGTGGAGCACGGACGAATCATCCAGTGGAGCAGTGTGGCCGAGAAGTGCTGGAGGTTcaggaaggagaggatgaagaggtgTTTTGGAACAACAGGAAAGGACAACAGGAGTCTTGCATACTGCACAG GAGCGTGTCTGTACCTCTGGCTGTGCTGTGGTCCTGTTGTCCCAAAGTCAGTGCCCTGAGTGGAAGTCTCAGTAACCTCAGACATCTCCTGATGGATGAGCCCAATGTTAAACTGAGCCAGGACGGCTCTGCTGTGCTTCTGCAGGAGCAAG accttgaagaagaggaggaggaggaggaggataatgATGTGGAGGACAGCGGGTATGGAGAGGCCAGTCAGTGTCCCCACAGTGCTGAGCAAGAGGGAGACTGGGAGGCAAATATTTGA